The following proteins are co-located in the Triticum aestivum cultivar Chinese Spring chromosome 1A, IWGSC CS RefSeq v2.1, whole genome shotgun sequence genome:
- the LOC123162945 gene encoding protein transport protein Sec61 subunit gamma-like: MDAVDSMVDPLREFAKDSVRLVKCCHKPDRKEFTKVAARTAIGFVVMGFVGFFVKLIFIPINNIIVGSG; the protein is encoded by the exons ATGGACGCCGTCGACTCCATGGTGGACCCCCTCCGCGAGTTCGCCAAGGACAGCGTCCGCCTCGTCAAGTGCTGCCACAAGCCTGACCGCAAGG AGTTTACCAAGGTGGCGGCGCGGACGGCGATCGGGTTCGTCGTCATGGGGTTCGTCGGCTTCTTCGTCAAGCTCATCTTCATCCCCATCAACAACATCATCGTCGGCTCTGGCTAG